The DNA segment TTCTTGTTCCGTGGAGAGATAGTTGAACAGGATACTGGGATATTGCGCCGGATCGGAGGATTTGATTTTTACATGACCTCGAATATCCGTATTCATTGGGCCCACATGGACTTGATATCCATGTCCGGTATTTGGGGCAGAGCCATCGTAACGAATGGCGATAGGGAGAAAATGGTACTGGAGGTTGGGATATTTCACATTCTCGTTGCCTCGGATAAATCCACCGGCTTCGAAATGATTCGTTGCAGCTTCTCCTTTGCCAGCCAACAGCCACTTGAGTCCGATGAGAGGCTGGTTGTACCATTTGAGAGCGGGATACATGCTGACAGGTTTTTTACAAGCATATTGAACATAGAGTTCAAGGTGATCCTGAAGATTTTCGCCGACACCCGGAAGATTCTGAACAACATCAATTCCGAGAGAAGAAAGTTCTTCTCCGTTTCCAATTCCGGAAAGTTGCAGTAATTGAGGAGAGTTGATAGCTCCACCGCAGCTTATTATTTCACCAGCGTAGGCTTTGAATGTTTTTTTGCCTCGGGTATATTCCACGCCAACTGCGCGCTTTCCTTCAAAAAGAATACGCGTTGTCAGAGCTTTGCATTTGACAGTCAGGTTTCGACGTTTTTTTACTGGGTGAATGTAGGCGCGAGCGGCATTCCACCGACGACCTTGAAACGTGTTGCGATCAAATTTGCCGAATCCTTCCTGTTGGTATCCGTTAACATCTTTAGTCAGAGGATACCCCGCTTGCTGAACCGCATCGAAAAAGGCTCCAAACAGAGGATTATCATTTTCTGGTGTTGTTAAGTAGAGAGGACCAACAGCTCCTTGATATTCATCAGCACCGGATGTGTGGCATTCGAAACGCTTGAAATACGGAAGGCAGTGGGAGTATGACCAGTTCTCAAGCCCATCTTCCTGAGCCCATTTTTCATAGTCCAGGGCATTTCCTCGGATGTAGATCATTCCGTTGACACTACTGGAGCCACCAAGCACCTTGCCTCTTGGCTGATAGATGCGTCGATTATTCATGTAGGGTTCCGGTTCGGATTCATACCACCAATTGTAGGTTTTCCCTGCAAGGGGATAGGTAAGGGCAGCGGGCATATGAATTCTGAAATCCAATTTGAAGTCTGGATATCCAGCCTCAAGCACAAGAACTTTATTTTCAGGGTTGGCACTCAAACGGTTTGCCAAGACTGAACCTGCGGATCCACCACCGACGATAATGTAATCATACTGCTTCATGTTTTTTCTCTTTAATTGCTATTTGTCGTTTTCTAGAAGGAAGGCTGCATCCGATTCTTGAATGGAGGGTGTCTTATGCTCAACACATTGCCGCAATAGAACATAGTGATGTCCAATAAACGACAAGGCCCGCATCAGTTCTCCCTGAACAATGGCGTTGGCTGTGTCACACCAATTCGTGGCGGCTTTTTTTCGGAAGATAGGGTTTTCATATAAAGCGTAGTCGTAGGAGCTAAATCCCATTTGAATGGCGTTCATGACCCATTCAAAAAGGGGATTCTGGGCCATTTGAGCCAACGTGATATTTAACTGCCTGTCTAATTCTCCACTCGTTATGAGGTCTGGAGTTGGCTCAGTGAGCATGTCTTTCAACTGCAGAGCCTTTGTTAGGAGTGCTTCTTTTTCTGCTTGCGTCGCTTGGGCCATGGCCATTTGGGTGATTGTTCTGTCGAGAGACTCACGAAACTCAATGACTTTTTCAGGAGCAATAGGGTGTTGTTTTAAGAAAAGAGCCAAAGATTCAGAAACATTGCTCACATCAAGCTGGCGAACATACGCTCCACCTTTAGCGCCTTTTTTCACTTCAAGAAGCCCTTTTTGTTTCAGGATTTTGAGCGCTTCGCGCACAACGCCGCGTCCAGTGCCAAATTGTGATTGCATGCCTCTTTCGCTGGGTAATCGTTCGCCTGGAGCAAGTCGGCCATCCATGATTGCAGCTTCAATTTGCAATGCTATTTCTTCACTGGCTCTTCCAGCCTGGACAGGAAGGAAAAGAGAACTCTTTTTATTTTCTGGATTCAATGGTGCTACCTAAAGGATGTTTTTTCGGCATTTATGAGATATAAACGTAATTTTCCCCGTCTTTGGTAGTACCATTCTATGGAAAGGATTAAAAAAGGTCAAGGGGGCACGTCCTTATATTCTTTCCGAAAAAAGAAATATAAGGGTTATTATGTGAAAAGTATTTCAATGACGAAGTGTTATGAGAATTGTACGGAGGATGTGAACAGACTTTGGGGAAGAGGCAACATGTACTCTCTGTTTCGTGTTAATAGGTTGAGCCCAGGAATTGAAAAGAATGGTACGACCAAAAAAGTGGGCTTCTACAGAGGGGGTGTGAATACTCTTTTGATAAACCCAAGTCTCTGTAAGAAAATATAAATTTATGTGATGGGGTGAGATGAGCGGTAAAGAAAAAAAAGACCGCAGTTAAAATCACTGCGGCCTTTTTTTGTTGGATGGAAGAAGATAAAATGGTTACCAGATAGAACGTATCTGGACCCCCTCGTCTTTCATGTATTGCTTGAGTTGAGGGATTGTATAATCCCCGTAGTGGACAATTGAGGCAATCAGTGCGGCAGAGGCGCGTCCTTTTGTCACAGCTTCAACCATGTGTTGGGGACTACCAGCCCCTCCGGAAGCAATAACGGGAATGGTCACAGCTTCGGAAATAATTCTTGTTAATTCAATGTCATAGCCAGTTTTTACACCGTCAGCGTCAATGGAGTTGAGGCAAATCTCACCAGCACCGAGAGCCTCTCCTGTTTTGGCCCATTCGACGGCATCAAGTCCCATGTATTTCCGTCCACCGTGGATAACTATCTCAAAGCCGGATGGAATCTCGTCTGACACATCTACTCGTTTGACGTCCATGCCCAAGACAACGCATTGTGCGCCAAATCGAGCAGCTCCTTCGCTGATGATGTCTGGATTCTTGACTGCTCCAGAATTGACTGAGACCTTTTCAGCACCGGCGAGAAGTACATCACGCATATCATCGACAGTATTTATACCTCCACCTACAGAAAATGGGATGAAAATCTGAGAGGCGACTTTTTCCACGACATCCAGGAAAATTCCACGGGCCTCATGGGAGGCTGTGATATCATAAAAGACAATTTCGTCGGCGCCTTCCTCGTAATATTTTTTGGCTGTCTCAACAGGATCGCCAATGTCGACATTGCCCTCAAATTTAATACCTTTGGTTAGCCGTCCGTTTCGAACGTCGAGACAGGGAATGACTCGTTTACTCAGCATCGGCGGCCTCCTGACAATAATTGTAGAAGTTTTTGAGAAATTTCAAACCGGGGCGCCCACTTTTTTCCGGATGGAACTGGACTGCCCACAATCCTTCCCGGCCGTGAACGGAGCAGAAGTCGATTCCGTATCGGGTTGTCGCGATTACATATTCTTTGGCAGGGGCAGGGAAATAACTGTGCACAAAGTAAAAATCTGCGTCAGGATCTATCCCTGCAAAAAGGTCGCATTCCTGTTGTAGCTCGACTTGGTTCCATCCCATATGGGGGACGCGGATTGGAATATTTTCATAATCTACCCAAGATGGATTGAAAAGGCGGCATTCGCCGGGGATGATTTCAAGTGCTTTTGTATTATTTTCTTCACTGTAATCCAAAAGTATCTGGCAACCGACACAGATGCCAAGCACCGGTTTTTTTTGCCAGATCAAGCTCTTGATAACTTCATCCAGGCCCGCTGAGTGCAATTCTTCCATGGCTTGCCCGGCTGCACCGACACCAGGAAATATGATCCCGCTGGCATCATTCAATTCGTCGGGGTCGTTAGTGATCTTATTCGGGATACCAAGGCTCTGAAGAGCTCGATGTACGCTAGTTTGATTTCCCGCTTTGTAGTCAAAAATGGCGAGCATGTGTCCCTCCGATAAATTTGTCTTCATATGACCACCTAGTAAAAAAAAGTTCGGAAAACAAGGGTTTTTTCGATTTTCAGATTTGTTTATCAAACGGTGTCTTTTGTCAGGGAGAGGTCTGAGGACTCATGATTTTGTTTGGAGCAGAACCTTGTCTGTTCTGTGAGGCTTGTTGAGGGCTGTTTTGGATTGGTGTAATTGGAAACATCGGCGATGCTGTGGTGTCTTTGGATAAGGAGGAAGCTGGCACCGACTTCCTTTCACTAATGCATGCGAAAAGGAATCAGGGAAAAAAAGAAAGAAGCGAGGGCTTATTTTGCCAGGATGCGTAAGAGAAGATCACCTGTGAGTGGGCCAAGCTTTCTGCCAAGCCCCTTGAGACGAATGGGTCTGCCGACGACAAAATCTTCAGGGAGTGTGACTTCAATCGTCTTAGGCCCCTCTGTAAATTTTTGTTCCACAGAGATGCGAACCTTTCGTCCAGGCATGAGATGTGTGGCTGAAAAGTGGACCGTTTGTTCATGGTCCATCTGGTGCTTGAGCCATGATTTGATGGAGCCAGAAACTCCTTTGGTAAAATCAAGGTTGAGAGTACGATCTCCCCAATGGAGTTGGAGTTTCCTTTTTTTGAGCTCCAGTGGTCCCTTGTAACCCGGCTGTTTTGTTCTGATTTGACTATAAATATCCTCAAAGACTTTCTTCGCGAAGGGGTCATTGAGTATTGTCTTAAGAACCTCTTCTTCCTTGTAGTAAAATTTCTGGTGTTTTGAGCGGGTTGATTCTGTTCTTGGTTCAGCCTTGGGGGGTGTCTGCTTTTGCTGCTGTGCGTATTCTTTGGCTCCTTCCGCCTGTGTTTTTTGAGCTTTATGTGAAGTTTTTCGATTTTTCGTTTTATTTTGGTGCTGCTTTTCCAGTAGCCCCTTGGCTATAACATATGCTTCATTTATTTCCCGAAATTTTATACTCGCGCCAGGGGTTGAGTTGAGATCGGGATGATATTTGAAGGCCAATTTTCGAAAGGCGGATTTGACTTCATCTAATCCAGCCCCGGATTTGATGTTGAGTATTCGATAACATTCCTGAAGTGTCATGGACAAAGCCTCATAATTAATCGTCAGAAATCAAAGCATTGGGAGAGCAATCAGGATCATACCGCAAAAGCTCTTCATCTCGCAAATACTGTTTTCCTTGGCGAACGAATTCATCATGTCCTGATTTTGGATTTACTCCAGGGCAATATTCCTGGATCATTTCCCAGCTTGAAGCATCTATGAGATTACCTCGAAAATAAGGCCAAGCTCGACAAATATCGGGTCTTCCCGGATGGACTCCGCAACCTTCCTTGAAGAAGAAACAGTACCCGTCATTCCCTGTGATCAAGTGGAGTTTTCCTCCTCGTTTCTCACTGTATCGAGCAATAAGTTCTTCCACATCGATATTTAGGTGCGCAGCAAGGCGGATGCGATCTTTCTCAGTCAGCACAATTCCACCCTCACCATGACAGCAGTGGCCACACATTTTGCATTCAAAAGCAGGTTTTTTCATTGTCTCATTCCCAGGCGTCGCAATTCAACTTTAAGACATCGGTTTTCAACCACAGTGATGCCGCTTTTATGCAAGATATCACGAGCCTCGGAACTGGATATACCAGACTGCATCCAAAAGCATCCAGGGGAGGGGGACATCTCAAGCGCCTCCTGAGCATGCAGAGGACAGGCGTCGGCATGGCGAAAGACATCAATAATATCAACAGGAATAGGTATCTCTTTGATTGATTTGTACGTCTTGAGTCCCCACACATCTTTTCGGTTGGGGTGGACCGGTATAATATTATATCCCATCGCAATCATTTCACGAGCGACCCCATTTACTGGTCGGTTGGGTTTATCAACTGCACCCACTATGGCAATGGTCTTGACCTTATTGAGCAGGGCTATTAGCTCTTTATCACTGTACTGCATTTCTTTTCCTTGTTTGGGAGAAGATCCTTTTACAGTAATCCAACTCCATTGCCTAGTTGTTATATCCAGGGAGTCATACCATGTTTGATGCAACAAATCATATTCCGGCTGCAGAGCTTGACCGTCGTCATCAAGCAGTTCGTTTACATCTGCAAACAGTCGCTCCTGATGCCGGAGGGATTCTCGTCTTTTCAAGGCTCAATATTTATTATCTGACTGGAACTTTCGGTCAGGGCGTTCTTTGGCTTCCCTTAACAGGTACCCCTGTTCTCCTGTTAAGGAAAGGTGTTGCAAGAGGGCGTTTAGAATCGAGCCTCAAACATATATTACCGTTCAAGTCCTATTCCCAGCTTTCTTCGCTTTGTGCCGACGCAGGAAGTCCATTCACCAAAAGTATGGCCGTTGTTATGGCAGGGTTAAACTGGCAACTGGGAAATATGCTCTCAGCCAAACTGAAAGAGCATACACTCATTCCAGGAGATCAGGCCGTGGCTCTGGCCAAGATGGTGAAATCAGAATTTGAACTTGAAATCCTTCGGCGTTGTGGAGCGTTGCATCATGAGTGTCTCTACAACATCCTGCCCGGATTGATCCATCCAGGGATGACTGAACGCGAAATATCCCATTTGGCGTGGCAGGTTTTCTTTTCTAAAGGACATATGGGGGTTTTACGGATGCAGGCTCACGGGGAGGAATGCTTCCTTGGGCATGTCTCTGCCGGTGACTCCGGGAATTATCCCAGCGCGTTCAATGGGCCTTTGGGGCTGCGAGGAGAGCACCCTGGCTCGGCTCTGATGGGAAGTGCTTACAAAGTTTGGGAAAAGGGGGAGCCGCTCATGTTGGATATTGGTTTTCAGCTTGAAGGCTACCATACAGATAAAACTCAAGCGTACTTTGCTGGTCCTCAAGATTCAATTCCTAGTGAGATTGGTAAGGCTCATGAATTTTGTATCGAAATGCAGAATTGGGTTTGCACACATGCCAAGCCCGGGGTTACACCGAGTGAGCTTTATGCTTATTGCATTGATCAGGCGGATAAGAGAGGTTTCGGTGAAGGGTTCATGGGGCTGGATGAGAACAAGGTCCCATTTATCGGACATGGGATAGGATTGACCATTGATGAATTCCCACCAATAGCCAAAGGGTTTGATATGCCGCTTCAGAAAGGCATGGTGATTGCTATTGAGCCCAAGCAAGGAATTCAGGGAGTTGCCATGGTGGGGGTTGAAAATACTTTTGAAATTACTTCAGATGGTGCTCGGAGTATTTCAGGGGATTCTTATGAAATGGTGCCGGTCTTTTAGAGACACTCCCTTAGTGGTTATTCGCTGTTTCTTTCATCATGGAATAGAGGAAGAGGGGAGAGGTCTGGTTCGATTGTGTGGATCTAAAAAATAAAGTTTTTTGTCGAAGAGGATTTTTTATTACGAGCCACTGAAAGAGGGGCGTACGGTTTAACCGTGCGCCCCTTTTATCTATTGGTAAGCCGCCTCGAAGATCGCGATGACATCCTCTTGAGACATTGTGACTGGCGTTATATCGAAAAGAGCTCCCATGGTTGTCAAAGCATTTTCTGCCAGCATAGGGATTTCTTCTCGGGTGACACCATAATCGGACAACTTCTCGTCCCCAAGTCCGATTTCTTCAATCAATTTGTCCAGTGCATCTAAGAATGCCACACCAGGTATATCCTCTTCCAGGTTTTCCTGGAGAGTGTCACCCATGGCCAATGCAAGGTCTCCAAGTCGTTCTTCTCCACGAGATGCGAGAAAGCCAAAGTAGGCCTTGGATATCAGTACGAGACCGGCTCCGTGGGGGAGATCGGGGTGGAAAGCCGAGAGGGCATGTTCCAGAGAGTGTTGGGAAATGCAGGACGAGTAGGATTCACATAACCCGGCAGCTGAACTTGCCCAAGCCATGACGGTACGCGCCTCAAGATTCTCTCCGTTTGCGACCGCTTCCGGAAGGGTGTGGGCAATAAGGTGAACAGCTTCCAAGGCAAGCATGTCACTTGCGGGTTGACGGCATGTCGCAAGGTATGCCTCCACTGCGTGGAAGAAAGCGTCCATTCCTGTGTAAGCCGTTTGCCGCGGAGGGACAGAAATCATGAGCGCTGGATCGACGATGGATAATGTTGGGAAAGTTGAGTCGTTGCCCCAGCCGATTTTTTCAGCTGAACCTGATTTTGTTATCACTGTCCACGGATCGGCCTCCGTACCAGTTCCGGCTGTCGTCGGGATGGCTACAATAGGTAATGCATTGCTTTGGGGTTCTTCACCGCCTCCTGTGCCGGACTGCATGTAGTCCCAATATTTTCCCGTATTGGTCGCCATGAGAGCAATAGCCTTGGCTGAGTCGATCGTAGACCCTCCGCCGAGACCAATGATGAAATCAATGTCATTTTCACGGCAAATGGCAGCGGCCTCATCAATCATATCAGATTCGGGGTTTGGCATGATTTTATCAAAAACAATGCTTTGTACGTCCTGCTTTGATAAAAGGCTTTGAACACGGGCAAGGTATCCAAGTTTAATCATGATACCGGATTCTCCAACCACGATCATTGCTTTTTTGCCTCGTGGAAGATGTGGACTGTCGCCCAACTGGTTCAGGGTTTCCGGTCCGAAAATGACTCTGGTGGGCATGAAATATTGAAAATTAAGCATTGTTTCTCCTTATGTTGAGCGCTACTTTTCCCACGATTCCAATATGTTTTCAAGTTGAGATTGAGTGAAAAGATCTCTCAGAACCAATGGATTTTGACTCTTTGAGCCAGTAGGGAAAAGAGCCGCAGTCGGAATGGACATGGAGCCGAGGGCTTTAAGAAGCCCCTCATTCTCCAGGTTTTGGTCCGTCATATCCACTTTTACAAAGACCACGTTGTACTTTTTCTTCCAACGAGTGATATTTTCAGGAGTGAGGACTGTCCCTTCAAGCACCTTGCAGGTAGGGCACCAATCTGCCGTGAAATCCAGGAAAAGCTTTTTCTTGCCTAATAGAGTTTGGAATTGGGGTGTAGTGAATGTTTCCCATATCTCGTCATCGACTTTTGAGGGGGTTGTCCACTGAATTATTCCAATAACGAGAACTGCGCATATGATGCGTATCCCCCATTTCCAAAGAGTCCGGCTTGGTCTCGTGCGAACCCATAGCCATCCGCTAAGAACCAACGCCCATAGTGGTCCAAGGATGCGAAGCGAGTTGCCTCCAAGCGCTATTGCGAGCAAATAACAGGCTGTTCCGACAAGAAAAAAAGCGATTCCCTTTTCAACAAACTCTATCCATGGCCCTGACTTTGGTAAAAAACGGGAAAGCTTAGGATTAATGACCATGAGCATGTATGGAGAAGCCATGCCAATGCCAATGAAGACAAAGACAGTCATAAGGATGATTGGGCCTTGTACAAGCGCCCAGCTCAAGACTCCGCCTAAAAAGGGGCCACTACACGGTGTCGCAAGAAGTGTTGTGAGGTTTCCGGTAAAAAAGGCCTGAACTTTGGGATTTTTGCTTTTTGAGCCGAATTTAAGATCAATGACAGGAAGATGGAACAGTCCAAAAAGGCTGAGCGAAAGGGCAAAAATTATCCCTGCCACGCCGAGAACGAGCCATTGGTGTTGAAAGAGCGCACCCCATGCCTGGCCTGTTGCTCCAAGTACTATGGCTAGAAAGATAAAAAAAGTCAGAACCCCAAGCGCGAAGAAAATATTATGCTCTCGAAATGCTGCGATGCGGGATTCCTCATTTCCCAGTGAGCTTGAGTTGAGGAGTGCAGAGAGTTTGAGACTTACCACGGGCAGGACGCAGGGCATAATGTTAAGTATTAAGCCTGCTAAGAGCCCCATAAGTATGGCAGAGAAGATTCCTGTGACCTCAAGTCCGGGTTGGAGATAAAGAGGAGAGAAATTCCATTGAGTGACCTCGTTGTTTTCCTGTACCTTTTCTTGTGGAGAAAGAGGGGATTCCTGCTGTTTTATTGTATTCGAGAGTTTCTGATATTGGGGCCACCAATTTTGTACTTCAGCTTGGGGTAATGTGTCGATGTCGAGAGATTCTCCGAATTGTATGTCGCGTCGAATTGGAACACATCTGGTCGGGTGGCATAGCAGAAGGTCCAAGCGGAGTTGGAAGGGGAACTGGCTTTTCGGTGGAGCCGTGGCAAAAAGCAACGTGCCATTTTTATATTTATAGACAGTAACCGATGGGTCAAAAGCATCTGAACTTTGTATCCCTTCAGGGTAGAAGGGGATGAGAGTTTTTCCATGGAGTGTCTGCCCTGAAAATTTTGTGGGTTTGCCCATGCCGCCAGGGGTATCCGCATAGGTATACCATTCGTGCTCCATTTGAATTTTCACAGTCAGTATTGTTGCTCCTGATTCTGTCCTGAATGCTTGGATCGGGAGCGTCAAAGGAGCCTTGGAAGACGGTAATTGGGCCATGGCCGGGCTGCATGTCATGCATATCAGGATGGCTATAAACCGTTTGGTAAATTGATTGGTTAGGTTCATTTGAGCCCTATGTAAAAAAAGTGAAAATTTGTTGTTGACAAATCTGACTGTGGCTAATAGTAATTCTCTCCGTCGTGCAGCACTGCACGGCACCGAGTGGGTCACTAGCTCAATTGGCAGAGCAGCGGACTCTTAATCCGGAGGTTCAAGGTTCGATTCCTTGGTGACCCACCACTCTGAAATTCATTAATCCCAACAACGCTTGTTTGTTGGGATTTTTCTTTGTCTAATTGCAAGATTGGCGTGATCGTCATGGCTTTGGTTTATCTCTTGATTCTACAAGGTTAATACTCTTGAAGGAGAAAGGGATTCTCTTTTATTCATCCACCGAGCGTATCTTTTGTATCTATCATCTACACATCTTTGATACAACGTCAATGAGAGCTGTGGGATATCAAAGAATGGCACACGTGCAGTGGGTGTATGAACTGCTTCGGTGTCTTTCTCAAACGATGGTAACGTGTTCGAAGGAAGTTGTTTTTGAGTGAGGCGTGTTGTGAACGTATTTGTTATTGAAAAAGCTCAAAGACAACCTCGTTTGCAAAAGGTTGATTTGAGCTTTCATTGGAAATAGCGAAGCGGTGTTCGGTTTTTTGAAATGGTTGTCTAGCCTCCAAACCAACCTGGCGCGACAACTTCCAGAGCTTTCGTGTAATGAACTCGAAGGTCTTCCAGTTTACCTCCAATTACCTTTTCTTGTTCACCCATATTTGTCGGGCAAATTTGCTGCATCTCGTTGGCAATAACTTCCAGTTCTTTTACCGTTGATTTTATCAGGATCACAGTATCAGCAATATCATCCCCTTGGTCAGCTGCAAGGATGTCATACAGACGGGCCTTCCAGGTATTCAACTCCATTTCGAGGCCTTTGCAGTAATGAGCAACGGCTTCCTGTTTTCCAGCTTCAGTCGGGCAGCCGTCAATTCCCATGCAACTGGGGCAGGGACCAGGGTAGTCCATATTGGGCATAGTAAGTCTCCTTTCTCGGTGGGTTGAAGATTTATCCAAGCATATATCAGTGAGAAGAAATGGGAAAGCTTGAGATTTCTATAATAACTCACTTGGGGAATTTTATAATGAATGAAGTAAAATTTGCCCATTGATAGGATGTCATCGAAAGTCTTTTCGACACTTTTTAAGTTGTTTGGGTCCGAGAAGGAGGCTCGATATTCCACAAAAACAGTCATTCGTATTTCCCGGAATAGAGCACTTCATGTTCCCACCCTATCGGCACTGTCTGTTATGAATATTTACGATTGGAGAAGGGGGTGGAGCATGAGAAAACCCCATCCTCATGGAGAATGGGGTTTCTGTGTTATTGGGGAGGAGGCTTCGATCAAGCCTATTTTATCTTTTTTTCGTACTCGTCCTTGAGAGAATTCATGAGTTCTTTCACTGAAACAATTTTATCGACAAGGTAAGCATTGGCTCCAGCAAATGCGAAACCATGCTTGAGTCTACCTCGGTACGCGTTAACCAAGGCCTGGGCTATGCAGTAGGGGGATTTTTCCTCCGCGCAACTGTGGAGGCATTTATGAACGCATCTTTTCGGTTTTTTCAATCCAGTAGCGACAGCATCCAGAAATGCATTTTTTAAGGCTCTTCCAGGCAACCCTACAGGGCTTTTGATGATAGTGACATCATCTTTTTGTGCCTGAACATATGCCCGTTTGAATTTTTCGTCAGCATCGCATTCATAGGTTGCGACAAAGCGGGTTCCCATCTGGACGCCAGCAGCTCCCAGTTCGAGATACTTGGCTATATCTTCACCAGTGTATACTCCTCCTGCGGCTATCACTGGTATTCCTTTATTGTGCTGTTCGCGAAATGGTGTCACTGCCTGAATAACTTCAGACATGATGTTTTCAAGCTGGTATTCAGGCTGTTCGAGTTGCTCTGCCTTGAAGCCCAGATGTCCACCAGCTTTCGGTCCTTCGACAACGAAACCGTCAGGCAGGTAATCAAATTTATTTAACCACTTTCGGCATAAGATAGAAGCCGCACGGCCAGAGGAAACAATGGGAACGAGTTTTGTCTTCATCTCGGTTTTGACATCCTCTGAGACTTCCCGAAGATAGCCGGGAAGATCAAGGGGGAGGCCTGCACCAGAGATAATGATATCAACCCCTTCACGCAGAGAAGTGCGTACCATATCTCCATAGTTGGTCAGGGCGCACATTATGTTAACGCCCAAAAGACCATCAGTCATTTTTGCACGTGCTTTTCTTATTTCTTCAATGAGCCCTCGATGGTCGGCTCCTTCAGGATCTTTGGCGCGTTTTGGATCGCGCATACCTATCATGGATGTTGCTATAACACCAATTCCGCCCTCATTAGCAACAGCGCTCGCGAGACCGGAGAGTGAAATTCCAACTCCCATGCCGCCTTGAATTATGGGCAACTTGGCAGTTAAATCACCAAATGACAAAGTAGGAAGTTTCATGAATATACCTCATCTATAGTATTGAGTATTTCGTATGTGCGCTCAAAATATGGTCAAGTCAAGATAAACAGTCGTTTGAATTGAATTTTATATATGGTTGATATAATTATTGACAATCAACTCAGCGAAATACATGGAGCTTGTAAAGGCTGGGGAAATGGAGTTGAGAATATGGATTGTATTTTCGTGCTTTTCAACGACAAAGTCCATGACAAGTTGACTGGTGCTGACATCAACCAGTTGTGGACGGATACCAACCTTGGAACAGCGAACGAGGTCGTCAGGAGTCAGGTGCTTGACAAGCTTTGCCGCGTCAGAAAAAAAATGTTTGAAAATATATTTCTTAGGCTCTTCTTGTGCAATTCCCCGAAACTTTGGGTTACGTATGAGCAGGTGGATATCTCTGTATAGAATTGAGAGGCTTTCAAAATCAATTCCTTTGAAGAGTCCGTAGTTTTCGCGGCCAAATGCGGGAATGGCTGTCGGTCCAAGATAAACATTGCCATGTGGACTTCTTGTAAAATGAATCCCAAGAAATGGATTTTTGATGTTGGGGACAGGGTATATTGAGCCTCGTATCTTTTGTGCTGCCGACTTTGTGAGTTGATGATAGATTCCCTTGAACGGCAAAAGACGAAATTTTTTTGCAAGACCGAATGATTGAGCCACTTTATCGCTCAATGCTCCAGCTGCATTGATGAAGATTGTATAGGCAATATCTCCTTGATCCGTTTCGATTTGGTCGTTGCCTGGTTTTTTTTTGATAAATTGTGTTTCCCTAAAAAAACGAACTTTACCGGATGATTCCAATTCCAACTTCAGTTGAGCAATAATTGCTTTGGGATCAACGACTGCGGTCATGGGAGAAAAGAGTGCCCGTTCAAAAGTCTTGGCGTTCGGCTCTCTTTCTGCGAGCT comes from the Pseudodesulfovibrio piezophilus C1TLV30 genome and includes:
- the hisF gene encoding imidazole glycerol phosphate synthase subunit HisF, producing the protein MLSKRVIPCLDVRNGRLTKGIKFEGNVDIGDPVETAKKYYEEGADEIVFYDITASHEARGIFLDVVEKVASQIFIPFSVGGGINTVDDMRDVLLAGAEKVSVNSGAVKNPDIISEGAARFGAQCVVLGMDVKRVDVSDEIPSGFEIVIHGGRKYMGLDAVEWAKTGEALGAGEICLNSIDADGVKTGYDIELTRIISEAVTIPVIASGGAGSPQHMVEAVTKGRASAALIASIVHYGDYTIPQLKQYMKDEGVQIRSIW
- the betA gene encoding choline dehydrogenase, producing MKQYDYIIVGGGSAGSVLANRLSANPENKVLVLEAGYPDFKLDFRIHMPAALTYPLAGKTYNWWYESEPEPYMNNRRIYQPRGKVLGGSSSVNGMIYIRGNALDYEKWAQEDGLENWSYSHCLPYFKRFECHTSGADEYQGAVGPLYLTTPENDNPLFGAFFDAVQQAGYPLTKDVNGYQQEGFGKFDRNTFQGRRWNAARAYIHPVKKRRNLTVKCKALTTRILFEGKRAVGVEYTRGKKTFKAYAGEIISCGGAINSPQLLQLSGIGNGEELSSLGIDVVQNLPGVGENLQDHLELYVQYACKKPVSMYPALKWYNQPLIGLKWLLAGKGEAATNHFEAGGFIRGNENVKYPNLQYHFLPIAIRYDGSAPNTGHGYQVHVGPMNTDIRGHVKIKSSDPAQYPSILFNYLSTEQERREWVEAIRKTREIMTQPAFDEFRGEELAPGKQAQTDEEILDFVANEGESAYHPSCTCAMGTHDMAVTDSQLRVHGVEGLRVVDASVMPYVTNGNIYAPVMMIAEKAADIILGNTPLAPENLPFYKHEQ
- a CDS encoding FadR/GntR family transcriptional regulator, which codes for MNPENKKSSLFLPVQAGRASEEIALQIEAAIMDGRLAPGERLPSERGMQSQFGTGRGVVREALKILKQKGLLEVKKGAKGGAYVRQLDVSNVSESLALFLKQHPIAPEKVIEFRESLDRTITQMAMAQATQAEKEALLTKALQLKDMLTEPTPDLITSGELDRQLNITLAQMAQNPLFEWVMNAIQMGFSSYDYALYENPIFRKKAATNWCDTANAIVQGELMRALSFIGHHYVLLRQCVEHKTPSIQESDAAFLLENDK
- a CDS encoding YkgJ family cysteine cluster protein codes for the protein MKKPAFECKMCGHCCHGEGGIVLTEKDRIRLAAHLNIDVEELIARYSEKRGGKLHLITGNDGYCFFFKEGCGVHPGRPDICRAWPYFRGNLIDASSWEMIQEYCPGVNPKSGHDEFVRQGKQYLRDEELLRYDPDCSPNALISDD
- a CDS encoding CoA-binding protein, which gives rise to MQYSDKELIALLNKVKTIAIVGAVDKPNRPVNGVAREMIAMGYNIIPVHPNRKDVWGLKTYKSIKEIPIPVDIIDVFRHADACPLHAQEALEMSPSPGCFWMQSGISSSEARDILHKSGITVVENRCLKVELRRLGMRQ
- a CDS encoding J domain-containing protein, with protein sequence MTLQECYRILNIKSGAGLDEVKSAFRKLAFKYHPDLNSTPGASIKFREINEAYVIAKGLLEKQHQNKTKNRKTSHKAQKTQAEGAKEYAQQQKQTPPKAEPRTESTRSKHQKFYYKEEEVLKTILNDPFAKKVFEDIYSQIRTKQPGYKGPLELKKRKLQLHWGDRTLNLDFTKGVSGSIKSWLKHQMDHEQTVHFSATHLMPGRKVRISVEQKFTEGPKTIEVTLPEDFVVGRPIRLKGLGRKLGPLTGDLLLRILAK
- the hisH gene encoding imidazole glycerol phosphate synthase subunit HisH; this translates as MLAIFDYKAGNQTSVHRALQSLGIPNKITNDPDELNDASGIIFPGVGAAGQAMEELHSAGLDEVIKSLIWQKKPVLGICVGCQILLDYSEENNTKALEIIPGECRLFNPSWVDYENIPIRVPHMGWNQVELQQECDLFAGIDPDADFYFVHSYFPAPAKEYVIATTRYGIDFCSVHGREGLWAVQFHPEKSGRPGLKFLKNFYNYCQEAADAE